CGGCCGCATGGCACTCGACGCACTGATCTTCGACCTCGACGGCACGCTCGTCGACACGAACGGCGCGCACGTGGAGTCGTGGGTGCGCACGCTCGCGCGCTTCGGCTACCGGCTCGGCGCCGACCGCATCGGCCCCGAGATGGGCAAGGGCGGAGACAACCTCGTCCCCGACGTGCTCGGCCCCGAGGCCGACGCGCGCGACGGCGACGCGATGCGGCAGATGGTCGCCGACGAGTACGTGAAGATCGTCACGACCGAGCGGCGGCTGCGCGTGTTCGCCGACGTGGTGGAGCTGCTGGCCGCGATCCGCGCCCGCGGCGTGCGCACCGCGCTCGCCACGTCGAGCGGCGACCGCCAGCTCGACGCGACGTTCCGGAGCGCGGGCATCGACCTGCGCGAGCACGTCGACGTCGTCGTGAAGAAGGACGACGTCGAGCGGAGCAAGCCGCAGCCCGACGTCGTCCTCGCCACGCTCGACAAGCTCGCGCTGTCGCCCGCGCAGTGCGCGATGGTCGGCGACACGCCGCACGACGCGGAAGCGGCGAAGCGCGCCGGCGTCGTGACGCTCGGCGTGCTGTGCGGCGGCTACAACGACGAGCGGACGCTGCGCGGTGCCGGCGCGCGCCGCGTGTGGCGCGACCCCGCGCACCTGCTCGCGGAGCTCGACGACGCGCTGCACGTCGCGTCGCCGGGCGCGGCGCACTTCACGCACGCGCTGCTCGAGCGGCTCATGCGCGACGCGCTCGCGGCCGCCGCGGAGGGCCTAACGGCGGGCGAGGTCCCCGTCGGCTGCGTCATCGCCGACGGCAGCGGCGCGGTGGTGGCGCGCGCCTTCAACGCCGAGAACGCGACCGGCGACCGCACCGCGCACGCCGAGATGGAAGCGTTCCGGCAGCTCGCCGAGCGCGTGCCGCGCGACGAGGCGAGCGCGCGGGACCTCGTGCTCGTCGCCACGGTGGAACCGTGCATCATGTGCCTCGGCGCGGCGATCGTGAGCGCGGTGGACACCGTCGTCCACGCGCTCGCCGCGCCGGCCGACGGCGGCATGCTGCGCGTGCGCAACCCCGAGGACCCCGACAGCCAGATGCCCCGCATCGTCGGCGGCGTGCTCGCCGACGACAGCCGCGCGCTGCTCACGCGATGGCTCGCCGCCCATCGCGGCGAGCGCGCCGCGGCTTACGTGGAGCAGCTGCTGCGGGACGCGTGACTTGTCACTTGTTGAGCAGGTTCGCCGCGACCTGCCCGTTATCCTGCGCCAGGTTCTCCATCACCTTCTGGTGCAGCCACACGTTCATCTTCGCGCTGTCGTTCATGTCGCCCGTGTAGCCGAGCTCCTTCGCGAGCTCCTGCCGCTTCGCGAGCGAGCTGTCCATGTGGACCAGCTTCATCAGGTCCACGATCGAGTTCCGCCAGTCGAGCTTCTGCGAGCTCTGCGCGGCGAGCTGCTCGAGGATGTCCTCGGCGCGCTCGGAGTTCGCGGCGGCCATGGCGGGCGCGGCCGCCGGTGCGGGCGCCGCCGGTGCCGCGGCAGCCGCAGGTGCGGAGGCGGGGGCCGCGGCCTTGCTGTGGCTGAAGATCTTGGAGACGAGTTCGCCGAAGACGCTCATGGTCAGGTCTCGTAAGTGTCGGGGAAGTGTCGACGCCGGCCCGGACCTCCGGGCGGCGGAGTACCGTACGATCGAGCAAGGACGGGACCGGACACCCCTGCCGCCGGCGTGAAGCACGCCGTACGATGCGCGCATGACCGACGGCCCCGTCTGGAGTCCCTCGCCCGCGCGCGTCGCCCGCTCCAACCTCGCCGCGTTCGCCGAGCGCATCGGTGTGGGGCGCACGGCGGGCGGCGTGGACTACGATGCGCTGTGGCGGTGGTCGGTCGACGAGCCCGCGCGCTTCTGGGCGGCGATCTGGGATGCCGGCCGCGTGATCGCCGACGACCGCTGGGACGAGGTCGTGGTCGGCGTCGACCGCATGGCGCCGCCCGATCCGGTGCTCGGCCCGCGCTGGTTCACCGGCGCGCGCCTGAACTTCGCCGAGAACCTGCTGCGGCCGGGCGAAGCGCGTGATGGGCCCGCGATCGTCGCGCGCACCGAGCGCGGCGACCGGCGCGAGCTGACCTGGGACGAGCTGCGCGCCCGCGTCGCAGCGGCGCGTGCCGCGCTCGTGGCGGAGGGCATCGGCGCGGGCGACCGCGTCGCCGGCTTCATGCCTAACGTGCCGGAGACGGTGATCGCGATGCTCGCCGCGGCGAGCCTCGGCGCCGTGTGGTCGTCGTGCTCTCCCGACTTCGGCGTGAAGGGCGTGCTCGATCGGTTCAGTCAGATCGAGCCGGTCGTGCTCGTGTGCGCGGAAGGATACCAGTACGCGGGCAAGCCGGTCGACTCGTTAGGCCGCGTGCGCGAGATCGCCGCCGCGATCCCGAGCCTGCGCCGCGTCGTCGTCGTCGGGACGCGCGCCGACATCGGCGTGCCGAGCTCCGTCCGGTGGGACGACTGGGTCGCGCCGCACGCGGGGGCCGAGCTCGCGTTCGCGCGGCTGCCGTTCGACCATCCGCTCTACATCATGTACTCCTCCGGCACCACCGGGCTGCCGAAGTGCATGGTGCACTCCGCGGGCGGCACGCTGCTGCAGCACCTCAAGGAGCACACGCTGCACTGCGACATCGGCCCCGCCGACCGCGTGTTCTACTACACCACCTGCGGGTGGATGATGTGGAACTGGCTCGCGAGCGTGCTCGCGACGGGGGCGGCGATCGTGCTGTGGGACGGCGCGCCGATGGCGCCGACGCCCGACGCCCTGTGGACGATGGCGCAGGAGGAGCGGCTCACCGTGTTCGGCACGAGCGCGAAGTACCTCGCGCTGTGCGAGAAGGACGGCCTCGCGCCGCATCGCACGCACGACCTCTCCGCGCTGCGCGCGATCCTGTCCACGGGGAGCCCGCTCGCGCCGGCGAGCTTCGACTGGGTGTACCGCGACGTGAAGCGCGACGTGCACCTCGCGAGCATCAGCGGCGGCACCGACATCATCTCGTGCTTCGTGGGCGGCGTGCCGACGCGGCCCGTGTGGCGCGGCGAGATCCAGGGGCCCGCGCTCGCCATGCGCGTCGACGTGTACGACGAGCGCGGCCGACCGGCGCCGGTCGGCGCGCAGGGGGAGCTGGTGTGCACGATGCCCTTCCCCAGCATGCCCGTCGCGTTCTGGAACGATCCCGGCGGCGCGAAGTATCGCCACGCGTACTTCGCCACGTGGCCGAACGTGTGGCGGCACGGCGACTGGATCGCGCGCACGGTGCACGACGGCTTCGTGATCACGGGGCGCAGCGACGCGACGCTGAACCCGGGCGGCGTGCGGGTGGGCACCGCGGAGATCTATCGGCAGGTGGAGCAGCTTCCGGAGATCGTGGAGGCGCTCGTCGTCGGCCAGGACGTGCCCGACGGCGGCGCCACCGACACGCGCGTCGTGCTGTTCGTGCGCCTTCGCCCGGGCCTCGCGCTCGACGACGCGCTGCGCGACCGCATCCGCCGCCGGATCCGCGACGGCACGAGCCCGCACCACGTGCCGAAGGTCATCGTGCAGGTGGCCGACATCCCGCGCACCATCAGCGGCAAGATCACCGAGCTCGCGGTGCGCGACGTCATCCACGGGCGGACGGTGAGCAACACCGACGCGCTCGCGAATCCCGAGGCGCTCGCCCTCTACCGCGATCTACCGGAGCTCCACCTGTGATTCGTGACGGCGCGGGCGATACGCCGCTGGCGATGCTGCGCGGTGCAGCGCAAGACGCGTCTCACCCCGCTCGACTGCGCAGTGCGGCGCCCTTCAGCGGTTCGAGCGTCGTTCGCGCCCCATCGCGCCGTATCGTCAGCGCCGTACCGCCCGCGCAGTTAACCTGCGCAGTGAACAAGCCCCAGAGCGAACCCTCATGCCTCTGACTTCCCGCCGCGAGTTCCTCGCGCAGCTCGCCGGCGCCGCCGGCGCCGCCGGCCTAACGGCGTTGGGCGCTCCGCTGCTCGCCGCCCAGCCGCGCTCGTACACGAACCCCGTCTACGCCGGCTCCATGCCCGACCCCGGCGTGCTGCTCCACCAGGGCGTGTACTACGCGTTCGGCACCACGGGCAAGGACCGCAAGAGCGACGGCCGCATCTTCACGCTGCTCCGCTCGCGCAATCTGTTCGACTGGGAGGAGCTCGGCGGCGCGCTCACGCCGCCGTCGACCGACGCGCGGTACGAGTACTGGGCCCCCGAGCCCGCGTTCGACGGCGGGAAGTTCTACCTGTACTACGCGCAGGGCGGCATCGAGGAGGAGAAGTTCGCCGTGCGCGTCGCGGTCGCCGACCGGCCGGAGGGGCCGTACGTCGACACCGGCACGCCGCTCGTCGACTGCACCGGCAACCGCTTCACCATCGACCCGCACCCGTACCGCGACACCGACGGGACGTGGTACCTGTTCTACGCGCGCAACTACCCGAACACCGAGGGCGGCTTCCACCCCGGCACCGGCCTGGCCGCCGATCGCCTCGTCGGCATGACGAAGCTCGCCGGCGAGTGCCGTACCATCCTTCGCGCGCGCTACCCGTGGACGCTGTACGAGGCGCACCGCCGCATGAACGTCTACGACGCGACGTTCGACTGGCACACGATCGAGGCGCCCTACGTCAGGCGGCACGGCGGCAAGTACTATCTCTTCTACAGCGGCTCCAACTGGCAGACGCCGAACTACGGCGTGGACTACGCGGTCGCCGACCACGTGCTGGGCCCGTACACCGGCCAGGGCCAGTCGGCGCGCGTGCTGCGCGGCTCGCCCGGCGGTGCGCGCGGTCCCGGCCACCACGCGATCGTCACGGGCCCCGACGGCCGCGACTGGGTGCTCTACCACGCGTGGAACAAGGAGATGACCGTGCGCCAGCTCTGCGTCGACCCGCTGCGCTGGACGCCCGACGGCCCGCGCTGCACGCCCACGGTCGCGCCGCAGAAGGTGACCAAGTGAGACGCTGCGCCGCCGGCTCGTAACTGGGCGCACGCGGAGCCGCGGAGGACGCGGAGACCCCTGCAAAGCCGAGCGATTCCTCGAATTCTCGAAATTCCTCGAATTGAAGACCAAGACCGTGGAGTCGTGCTCGGCGACACTGAATCGCGCCGGAGACGACTCCACGACGCGGGGCTCGATTCAGCGAATCGCGAGAGTTCGAGAAATCCGCAGGTGTTTTCCGCGTCCTCCGCGGCTCCGCGTGCGCCAGTTAGGCCGATGTCCCTTCCGCGAAGTGAAACGGCAGGAACGGCCGCGACGAGCGGGCGTACTCGCGGTGCGCCGGCACGGAGACCGTCTCCAGCTCCGGCCACCGTAGCGCCGTGAGCCGCCCGCCGAACACGCACCCCGTGTCGATGTTCACCGTGCGGTGCATCCACCGCGGCTCCGCCACCGGTGTGTGCCCGTACACCACGAACCGCTCGCCGTGGTACGACGCCGCCCAGTCCAGCCGCACCGGCAGCCCGTACTGGTCCGTCTCCCCCGTCGTCTCGCCGTAGAGCGCGAAGTCGCGCACGCGCGCCGAGTCGCGCACGCGCGCCGAGTCGCGCCCCTGCAGCGACGCCTTCATGCCCGCGTGCGCGACGAGCAGTCGGCCGCCGTCGAGCACGAGATGGCTCGGCAGCGCGTCGAGGAACGCGACGACGCGCTCGCAGAACTCGCGCGGCTCGCGCTCCAGCTGCTCCAGCGACTCGGCGAGGCCGTGCGACACCTGCACGGGGCGGCCGCGCAGCTTCTTCAGCAGCTTGCCGTCGTGGTTGCCCGGCACGCAGAACGCCGCGCCGGCGTCCACCATGTCCATCGCGATGCGCAGCACGTCCGTCACGCGTGGGCCGCGGTCCACCAGGTCGCCGACGAACACCAGCCGCCGCCACGGGTGGCGGTACACGCCTAACGGATCGCGTGCGTACCCCAGCGCGGCGAGCAGCGCCTCCAGCTCGTCGCCGCAGCCGTGCACGTCCCCCACGACGTCGAACGGGCCGAGCTCCGTGCGGCGGTCCACCGGCAGCGGCACGCGCGACACCGTCGCCGCCGCCACGTCGTCGAACGAGCGCAGGTGGAAGACGGTGCCGAACCCCTCGTGCGGGAGCTGCGCGAGCGCCTTGTGCAGCTGCTCCCACTGCCGCCGCACGACGTCCTCGGCCACCTGTCGCTCGACGCGCTGCTCGTTGCGCGCGACGCACGTCGGCACCGGCAGATCGAGCACGACCGCGACCGTCGGGAGGTGGTAGCGGCGCGCGAGCTCGAGCAGCGGCCGCCGCGCGTCGGGATGCGCGTTGGTCGCGTCCACCACCGTGAAGCGGCACCGCTCCAGCCGCTTCGCGACGATGAGGTGCAGCACTTCGAACGCCGCGCGCGTCGCGGATTGATCGGCCTCGTCGTCCGACACGAGCGCGCGGCACCGGTCCGACGAGACCACCTCGGTGTCGCGGAAGTGCGCGCGCGCGAACGTGCTCTTGCCGCAGCCCGACGGGCCGACGAGCAGGACGAGCGACGGGCTGGGAATCTCGAGGCGCATGCCGATGACCTGTGCTCGGCGATCTCACGCGGAGGCGAACGGCCTCACATGCGCCGCGTCCCCGGGATGACGGTGAGCGTCACGCTCGACGGATACTTCCGCGAGTGGTGCACGCCGTTGTGCGCCACGACGCCGGTCGCCTCGTCGTAGTTGCGGCCGCCCGTGTTCAGGTTGCGGTCGAAGCGCGGGAAGTTGCTGCTCGACACCTCGACGCGGATGCGGTGCCCGGCGTCGAAGTAGTTGCTCGTGTTCAGCGGGCCGAGCGTCACCTTGTACACCTGGCCCGGCGTCATCCACACCTGCTTGTCGTACCCCTCGCGGTAGCGCGCGCGCTGGATCGTCTCGTCGAGGTTGTAGGCGCGGCCGTCGGGGTACACGTCGAGCAGCTTCACCGTGAAGTCGGTGTCCTTCGCGTCGCTCGACACGAACAGCGTCACCTCCACCGGCCCGCTCACCTCCGTCCCCTCCTTCAGCGGGTCCGACGTGTACACGAGGATGTCGTCGCGCCGCTCCATCTCGCGCTGGTCGAGCGCGCCTCCCTGCACCGCGTTCCCCGTGCAGCACACGTTGCCCCCGTGCGACGGCACCGGGTTCATCGGGTCGTACGTGAACCCGTCGGGCCGATCCGCCGACGGTGCCGCCGGCGTGAGCCGGCCGTCGCCGTCGAGCGTGTTCGCCTTGCCGCCGCTCGCCAGGTACAGCGTGAGCGGCTTCGCGTTAGGCGGCGGCCACGTCGGCGCCGTC
This DNA window, taken from Gemmatirosa kalamazoonensis, encodes the following:
- a CDS encoding HAD-IA family hydrolase, whose product is MALDALIFDLDGTLVDTNGAHVESWVRTLARFGYRLGADRIGPEMGKGGDNLVPDVLGPEADARDGDAMRQMVADEYVKIVTTERRLRVFADVVELLAAIRARGVRTALATSSGDRQLDATFRSAGIDLREHVDVVVKKDDVERSKPQPDVVLATLDKLALSPAQCAMVGDTPHDAEAAKRAGVVTLGVLCGGYNDERTLRGAGARRVWRDPAHLLAELDDALHVASPGAAHFTHALLERLMRDALAAAAEGLTAGEVPVGCVIADGSGAVVARAFNAENATGDRTAHAEMEAFRQLAERVPRDEASARDLVLVATVEPCIMCLGAAIVSAVDTVVHALAAPADGGMLRVRNPEDPDSQMPRIVGGVLADDSRALLTRWLAAHRGERAAAYVEQLLRDA
- a CDS encoding DUF3597 domain-containing protein; translation: MSVFGELVSKIFSHSKAAAPASAPAAAAAPAAPAPAAAPAMAAANSERAEDILEQLAAQSSQKLDWRNSIVDLMKLVHMDSSLAKRQELAKELGYTGDMNDSAKMNVWLHQKVMENLAQDNGQVAANLLNK
- a CDS encoding acetoacetate--CoA ligase gives rise to the protein MTDGPVWSPSPARVARSNLAAFAERIGVGRTAGGVDYDALWRWSVDEPARFWAAIWDAGRVIADDRWDEVVVGVDRMAPPDPVLGPRWFTGARLNFAENLLRPGEARDGPAIVARTERGDRRELTWDELRARVAAARAALVAEGIGAGDRVAGFMPNVPETVIAMLAAASLGAVWSSCSPDFGVKGVLDRFSQIEPVVLVCAEGYQYAGKPVDSLGRVREIAAAIPSLRRVVVVGTRADIGVPSSVRWDDWVAPHAGAELAFARLPFDHPLYIMYSSGTTGLPKCMVHSAGGTLLQHLKEHTLHCDIGPADRVFYYTTCGWMMWNWLASVLATGAAIVLWDGAPMAPTPDALWTMAQEERLTVFGTSAKYLALCEKDGLAPHRTHDLSALRAILSTGSPLAPASFDWVYRDVKRDVHLASISGGTDIISCFVGGVPTRPVWRGEIQGPALAMRVDVYDERGRPAPVGAQGELVCTMPFPSMPVAFWNDPGGAKYRHAYFATWPNVWRHGDWIARTVHDGFVITGRSDATLNPGGVRVGTAEIYRQVEQLPEIVEALVVGQDVPDGGATDTRVVLFVRLRPGLALDDALRDRIRRRIRDGTSPHHVPKVIVQVADIPRTISGKITELAVRDVIHGRTVSNTDALANPEALALYRDLPELHL
- a CDS encoding glycoside hydrolase family 43 protein, encoding MPLTSRREFLAQLAGAAGAAGLTALGAPLLAAQPRSYTNPVYAGSMPDPGVLLHQGVYYAFGTTGKDRKSDGRIFTLLRSRNLFDWEELGGALTPPSTDARYEYWAPEPAFDGGKFYLYYAQGGIEEEKFAVRVAVADRPEGPYVDTGTPLVDCTGNRFTIDPHPYRDTDGTWYLFYARNYPNTEGGFHPGTGLAADRLVGMTKLAGECRTILRARYPWTLYEAHRRMNVYDATFDWHTIEAPYVRRHGGKYYLFYSGSNWQTPNYGVDYAVADHVLGPYTGQGQSARVLRGSPGGARGPGHHAIVTGPDGRDWVLYHAWNKEMTVRQLCVDPLRWTPDGPRCTPTVAPQKVTK
- a CDS encoding AAA family ATPase, whose protein sequence is MRLEIPSPSLVLLVGPSGCGKSTFARAHFRDTEVVSSDRCRALVSDDEADQSATRAAFEVLHLIVAKRLERCRFTVVDATNAHPDARRPLLELARRYHLPTVAVVLDLPVPTCVARNEQRVERQVAEDVVRRQWEQLHKALAQLPHEGFGTVFHLRSFDDVAAATVSRVPLPVDRRTELGPFDVVGDVHGCGDELEALLAALGYARDPLGVYRHPWRRLVFVGDLVDRGPRVTDVLRIAMDMVDAGAAFCVPGNHDGKLLKKLRGRPVQVSHGLAESLEQLEREPREFCERVVAFLDALPSHLVLDGGRLLVAHAGMKASLQGRDSARVRDSARVRDFALYGETTGETDQYGLPVRLDWAASYHGERFVVYGHTPVAEPRWMHRTVNIDTGCVFGGRLTALRWPELETVSVPAHREYARSSRPFLPFHFAEGTSA